CTTCCAGGCCGGAGAACGCATCGAGTGAGGGGGGAGTGGGGCTACGGGCCCCGGCAGAGGCCTAGGGCACCTCCAGGCGGAAGGTGACCGGGCCGTCGTTGATCAGGTGAACCTTCATATGGGCACCGAAGCGGCCGGTTTCCACCCCCGGATGGGCGTTTCGGGCCAGTAATGCCAGGTGATCGAACCACCGGCGGGCCTCGTCGGGCGCCGCGGCGGTGGTGAAGCTGGGCCGCATGCCCTTGCGGGTATCGGCGGCGAGGGTGAACTGGCTCACCAGCAGCAGGCCGCCGCCGGTCTCGGCCAGGCCCAGGTTCATCCGGCCCTCGGCATCGGAAAACACCCGGTAGCCCAACAGGCGCTCGAGCATGCGGCGGCACTGGGCCTCGCCGTCGCCGGGCTCCACGGCCACGAGGGCGAGCAGGCCCGCGCCGATGGCGCCCACGGTCGTCCCGTCGACCTCGACACGCGCGGATTCGACACGCTGGATCAGTGCAATCATGGATTCGTTAGCGGCTGGCAGGGACCAAGCTTAATGGAGCCGTTACCATTCGGGCATGCGTCCCGACATCTACCTCCTCTACCTTCTGCTGCGCCTGGTCAGCTTCTTCCCCCTGCGTACCGTGCATGCCGTCGGCGCCTGGATCGGCCGCCGCTCGTTGCACAACCGCTCGCGCAGCGCGCGTTACACGGCGGTGAACCTGCGCCTGACCCGCCCCGAACTCCCTGACGATGCCCGCGCGGTCCTGCTGCGCGAGACGATGGAGGAGTCGGGCAAATCGGTCACCGAGGTGGCCGCGATCTGGGGCGGGGGTGCCGAAAAGGCGCTGGGGCTGGTGCGCGAAGTGGTCGGCGGCGAGCTGTTCGAGGCGGCGTTGGCCTCGGGCAAGGGCGTGATCGTCGCCGCGCCGCACCTGGGATGCTGGGAGCTGCTCAACTACTGGCTGTGCAGCAAGACCCCCATGGCCATCCTCTACCGCCCGCCGCGCATCCAGGCCATCGAGGCCCTGCTGCGCAAGGTGCGCGGCAAGCTGGCGCCGGAACAGGTGCGGGCCGAGGGGGCGGGCGTGCGCGCGCTGTTCAAGCGGCTGGGCGCGGGCGGCACCGTGGGCATCCTGCCCGACCAGAAGCCGCGCGAGGGGGAAGGCGAGTTCGCGCCGTTCTTCGGCGTGGACGCGCTCACCGGCGTGCTGCTTCCCCGCCTGG
This window of the Luteibacter aegosomatis genome carries:
- the dtd gene encoding D-aminoacyl-tRNA deacylase, with amino-acid sequence MIALIQRVESARVEVDGTTVGAIGAGLLALVAVEPGDGEAQCRRMLERLLGYRVFSDAEGRMNLGLAETGGGLLLVSQFTLAADTRKGMRPSFTTAAAPDEARRWFDHLALLARNAHPGVETGRFGAHMKVHLINDGPVTFRLEVP
- a CDS encoding lipid A biosynthesis acyltransferase → MRPDIYLLYLLLRLVSFFPLRTVHAVGAWIGRRSLHNRSRSARYTAVNLRLTRPELPDDARAVLLRETMEESGKSVTEVAAIWGGGAEKALGLVREVVGGELFEAALASGKGVIVAAPHLGCWELLNYWLCSKTPMAILYRPPRIQAIEALLRKVRGKLAPEQVRAEGAGVRALFKRLGAGGTVGILPDQKPREGEGEFAPFFGVDALTGVLLPRLAARTGATVLFSFAERLPHGEGFRIHVIPAPDGIDSTDLKIACTALNRGVEQCVERAFPQYQWHYKRYTAHDRADPYKTINPFEGGG